A window of the Brachybacterium avium genome harbors these coding sequences:
- a CDS encoding type IIL restriction-modification enzyme MmeI codes for MATRSRRQDQVRPPILRHRGLEQPPSPPADRAATRPHHQRGKAVLEARSRHGQRSLAEHYTPLTMDADLVKAHDSLDAAVDKAFGARRRCTSEQQRQQILFERFAEMTSN; via the coding sequence ATGGCAACGCGCAGCCGGAGGCAGGATCAAGTCCGACCTCCGATTCTCCGCCACCGTGGTCTGGAACAACCTCCCTCTCCCCCAGCTGACCGAGCAGCAACGCGACCGCATCATCAGCGGGGGAAAGCCGTCCTCGAGGCGCGTAGCCGACACGGCCAGCGATCGCTCGCGGAGCACTACACACCACTCACGATGGACGCCGACCTAGTGAAGGCACATGACTCGCTCGACGCCGCCGTCGACAAAGCTTTCGGTGCCCGGCGGAGATGCACGTCCGAGCAGCAGCGCCAGCAGATCCTGTTCGAGCGTTTCGCCGAGATGACCTCGAACTAA
- a CDS encoding GntR family transcriptional regulator — protein sequence MSTYQYEAIYDALRARIEAGEFAVGDRLPSISALQDEYDVPSLGTVRAAQQMLVEDGMIRTEQGRGAFVTSAESARVIDPDDALDDAIAQIRRAQAALARQQVRRVTFDLDGGDDTYFVLTDALTEWAERVESDAESVAVLDAEERRRWAGHARNLVEMIEEALERTIEPKRSGPAPESKQESAVEQTIDFIMGTLENPGQK from the coding sequence ATGAGCACCTATCAGTACGAGGCCATCTACGACGCCCTCCGCGCACGCATCGAGGCAGGCGAGTTCGCTGTGGGGGATCGCTTGCCGTCCATCAGTGCCCTCCAGGACGAGTACGACGTGCCGAGCCTGGGCACGGTCCGGGCAGCCCAGCAGATGCTGGTCGAGGACGGCATGATCCGCACCGAGCAGGGCCGCGGCGCGTTCGTGACCTCTGCCGAGTCAGCGCGCGTCATCGACCCGGACGACGCCCTCGATGACGCGATCGCGCAGATCCGCCGGGCGCAGGCAGCGCTGGCCCGTCAACAGGTCCGTCGTGTCACCTTCGACCTGGACGGCGGTGACGACACCTACTTCGTCCTCACCGACGCCCTGACCGAATGGGCTGAACGCGTCGAGAGTGACGCAGAGAGCGTCGCAGTCCTCGACGCAGAGGAGCGTCGGCGCTGGGCCGGCCACGCCCGGAACCTTGTGGAAATGATTGAAGAGGCACTCGAGCGCACGATCGAGCCGAAGAGGTCAGGGCCGGCGCCCGAGAGCAAGCAGGAGAGTGCGGTTGAGCAGACCATCGACTTCATCATGGGGACGTTGGAGAACCCGGGCCAGAAGTAG
- a CDS encoding recombinase family protein — protein sequence MMKHSGQRVAYVRVSTLDQNPARQLEAVGECDRIFTDHERGTRERLASRVQLEELIQYVRGGDHVVVASMDRLARSVIDLNEVSQRIVAKGVGVEFIKERLTFLAGAEADPFAQFQMNLMGSFAQFEREMIRQRQAEGIAAAKKRGVYKGRARVHGDEQVREMRAQAAQGIPKARIAREWGVSRSTLYRYLEEQPPLPL from the coding sequence ATGATGAAACACTCCGGGCAGCGCGTCGCCTACGTTCGCGTCTCCACTCTTGATCAGAACCCGGCCCGGCAGCTCGAGGCGGTGGGGGAGTGCGATCGCATCTTCACCGACCACGAGCGGGGCACTCGCGAGAGGTTGGCTAGTCGCGTGCAGCTCGAGGAGCTGATCCAGTACGTGCGCGGCGGGGACCATGTTGTCGTCGCATCGATGGATCGCCTCGCCCGCTCAGTCATCGATCTCAACGAAGTCTCGCAGCGCATCGTTGCCAAAGGCGTCGGCGTCGAGTTCATCAAGGAGCGACTGACTTTCCTGGCCGGCGCCGAAGCCGATCCGTTTGCGCAGTTTCAAATGAACCTCATGGGTAGCTTCGCCCAGTTTGAACGCGAGATGATCCGCCAACGCCAGGCCGAAGGGATCGCCGCCGCGAAGAAGCGAGGGGTCTACAAGGGGCGAGCCCGGGTGCACGGTGACGAACAGGTTAGAGAGATGCGGGCGCAAGCCGCGCAGGGCATCCCCAAAGCACGAATCGCGCGTGAGTGGGGAGTCAGCCGTTCGACGCTGTACCGGTATCTGGAGGAGCAACCGCCCCTTCCGCTGTAG